Proteins encoded in a region of the Methanofollis tationis genome:
- a CDS encoding 50S ribosomal protein L16 gives MVRKPGVMYRNLAKKAYTRREYMGGVPGSKIVQFEMGNPGAQFPAEATLQVVEGCQIRHTALEAARININRRLMKDVGRANYHLKLRTYPHHVLRENKQATGAGADRVSEGMRLAFGKAVGTAARVIPGQKVFTVYTSPQYLEKAKDALKHGGYKLPTPIRIVISEKNQN, from the coding sequence ATGGTACGAAAACCAGGAGTAATGTACAGGAATCTCGCTAAGAAGGCATACACCAGGCGAGAATATATGGGCGGTGTGCCCGGCAGCAAGATTGTTCAGTTCGAAATGGGCAACCCCGGGGCGCAGTTCCCGGCCGAAGCGACCCTTCAGGTTGTCGAGGGCTGTCAGATCCGTCACACCGCTCTCGAAGCGGCGCGTATTAACATCAACAGGCGCCTGATGAAGGATGTGGGGCGTGCGAACTATCACCTCAAGCTCCGCACCTACCCTCACCATGTGCTGCGTGAGAACAAACAGGCGACCGGCGCCGGTGCAGACCGTGTCTCAGAAGGGATGCGGCTTGCGTTCGGCAAGGCGGTCGGTACGGCCGCCCGGGTGATCCCGGGTCAGAAGGTCTTTACCGTCTACACCAGCCCGCAGTACCTCGAGAAGGCGAAGGACGCCCTCAAGCACGGCGGCTACAAGCTCCCGACGCCCATCCGCATTGTTATCTCAGAGAAAAATCAGAACTAA
- a CDS encoding fumarate hydratase: MERGASRLLEAVASATASALEEAETTLPADVLGAIEGALERERNPIARTQIENILENVRYAGEHALPICQDTGVPVVYLTLPPTVPFTPELREAVAEGVRRATVAVPLRPNVVDPLTRQNTGDNTGGGMPAVHVTPGDDLTITVLPKGAGAENCSRIAMLLPSQVGSVARFATETVLLAGGKPCPPVVLGIGIGSTFDGAAARAKEALLLSIDTMTPYEQEICDAVNALCIGPMGLGGDVTALAVKVRQGHCHTASLPVAVNVQCWAHRRATRRVAV; the protein is encoded by the coding sequence ATGGAGAGAGGGGCATCCAGACTTTTAGAAGCGGTGGCTTCTGCGACCGCATCTGCGCTTGAGGAAGCAGAGACCACGCTTCCGGCCGACGTGCTGGGGGCGATCGAAGGGGCGCTCGAACGGGAGAGAAACCCGATCGCCCGCACTCAGATCGAGAACATCCTGGAGAATGTGCGCTATGCCGGCGAGCATGCGCTGCCCATCTGCCAGGACACCGGGGTGCCGGTCGTCTACCTGACCCTGCCGCCGACGGTGCCGTTCACCCCTGAACTTCGTGAAGCGGTGGCCGAAGGGGTGCGGCGGGCGACGGTGGCGGTCCCCCTCCGCCCGAACGTGGTCGATCCCCTCACCCGGCAGAACACCGGGGACAACACCGGCGGCGGGATGCCGGCCGTCCACGTGACGCCGGGCGACGACCTGACGATCACCGTTCTTCCCAAGGGGGCGGGCGCCGAGAACTGTTCGCGGATCGCGATGCTCCTCCCCTCGCAGGTCGGGTCTGTCGCACGGTTTGCGACCGAGACCGTCCTGCTCGCGGGCGGAAAACCCTGTCCGCCGGTGGTGCTCGGGATCGGGATCGGTTCGACCTTCGACGGGGCGGCGGCGCGGGCGAAAGAGGCGCTCCTTCTCTCGATCGATACGATGACGCCGTACGAACAGGAGATCTGCGACGCCGTCAACGCTCTCTGCATCGGGCCGATGGGGCTGGGCGGAGACGTGACCGCCCTTGCCGTGAAGGTGCGGCAGGGGCACTGCCACACCGCATCCCTGCCGGTGGCGGTGAACGTCCAGTGCTGGGCGCACCGGCGGGCGACCAGGAGGGTGGCAGTATGA
- a CDS encoding FumA C-terminus/TtdB family hydratase beta subunit, with protein MIHLTTPLGDEVLSLRAGDAVTLSGTVYTARDEAHLRMMEDGIPFDPRGAAVYHCGPVIADGRVVAAGPTTSARMNDLSGFLLDAGVRALIGKGGMGPAVREGLSGRGVYLAFTGGCAALAAARMRLVGVYYEDLGMAEAVWQIELDHLPLIVGIDACGGDLFADVGQEAKIHFEQRFNT; from the coding sequence ATGATCCATCTCACCACGCCCCTCGGCGACGAGGTGCTCTCCTTGCGGGCCGGGGATGCGGTCACCCTCTCGGGCACGGTGTACACGGCGCGGGACGAGGCGCACCTGCGCATGATGGAGGATGGCATCCCCTTCGATCCGCGGGGGGCTGCTGTCTACCACTGCGGCCCGGTGATCGCCGATGGCCGGGTCGTTGCCGCAGGCCCGACCACCTCGGCGCGCATGAACGATCTCTCGGGTTTTCTCCTGGACGCAGGGGTGCGCGCCCTCATCGGGAAGGGCGGCATGGGGCCGGCGGTGCGGGAGGGGCTTTCTGGCCGCGGCGTCTATCTTGCCTTCACCGGCGGGTGCGCCGCCCTGGCCGCCGCACGCATGCGTCTTGTGGGCGTCTATTACGAGGATCTCGGCATGGCCGAGGCGGTCTGGCAGATCGAACTCGACCACCTGCCCCTGATCGTCGGGATCGACGCCTGCGGAGGAGACCTCTTTGCCGACGTGGGACAGGAGGCGAAGATACATTTTGAACAGCGGTTCAATACATAA
- a CDS encoding 4Fe-4S dicluster domain-containing protein: MKLMIDETRCKGCNLCTLVCPYKIFQEGTTPNRRGVVVPVLDRPERCTNSRLQKLYGRVLCGVCQMICPDQAIRWVEEKPYNPEKVVIEY; this comes from the coding sequence ATGAAGCTGATGATCGACGAGACCAGGTGCAAAGGCTGCAACCTCTGCACCCTGGTCTGCCCGTATAAAATCTTCCAGGAGGGCACGACGCCGAACCGGAGGGGCGTCGTGGTGCCGGTTCTCGACCGGCCCGAACGGTGCACGAACTCCCGCCTGCAGAAACTCTACGGGCGGGTGCTCTGCGGCGTCTGCCAGATGATCTGCCCGGACCAGGCGATCCGCTGGGTGGAAGAGAAGCCCTACAACCCTGAAAAGGTGGTGATTGAGTATTGA
- a CDS encoding 2-oxoacid:acceptor oxidoreductase subunit alpha: protein MTRLEFMQGNTACAEGALAAGCRFFGGYPITPSTEIAELMARKMPKVGGAFIQMEDELASIASVIGASWTGARAMTATSGPGFSLMMENIGYAIMTETPCVVVDVQRGGPSTGQPTRAAQGDMMQCRFGSHGDVSVIAVSPASVQEMYELTAKAFNLADRYRVPTFVMTDEIIGHMRERIEIPDAVEIVPRRPLEKGSLPFAAGEDGVPGFPAFGQGYGVHVTGLTHDERGYPSSTDPHVHERLVSRLVNKVEGARQEMADFAVTNPDAEVVFISYGAPVRSVAQAIHDMDDERVGHLRLRVVWPFPDFALAVFKSARVFLMPELNLGQMAREAARHTTVPVVSVPEIGGELHTPDRLIACAEGYL, encoded by the coding sequence TTGACGCGGCTTGAATTCATGCAGGGGAACACCGCCTGCGCAGAAGGGGCGCTCGCTGCCGGCTGCCGGTTTTTCGGCGGGTATCCGATCACCCCGTCCACCGAGATCGCCGAACTGATGGCGCGCAAGATGCCGAAGGTCGGCGGGGCGTTCATCCAGATGGAGGACGAACTCGCCAGCATCGCTTCGGTGATCGGGGCGTCGTGGACGGGCGCGCGCGCCATGACGGCGACCTCGGGCCCCGGGTTCTCCCTGATGATGGAGAACATCGGGTATGCGATCATGACCGAGACCCCGTGCGTGGTCGTCGACGTCCAGCGTGGGGGGCCGAGCACCGGCCAGCCGACGCGGGCGGCGCAGGGCGATATGATGCAGTGCCGTTTCGGCTCGCACGGCGACGTGAGCGTCATCGCCGTCAGCCCGGCCTCGGTGCAGGAGATGTACGAACTGACGGCGAAGGCCTTCAACCTCGCCGACCGTTACCGCGTCCCGACCTTTGTGATGACCGACGAGATCATCGGGCACATGCGCGAGCGGATCGAGATCCCGGACGCCGTCGAGATCGTGCCCCGCAGGCCCCTCGAAAAGGGCTCGCTCCCCTTCGCCGCCGGCGAGGACGGCGTGCCGGGTTTCCCGGCATTCGGCCAGGGTTACGGGGTCCACGTGACCGGCCTCACCCACGACGAGCGCGGCTACCCCTCGTCGACCGACCCGCACGTCCACGAGCGCCTGGTCTCCCGCCTGGTCAATAAGGTCGAGGGGGCGCGCCAGGAGATGGCCGATTTCGCGGTGACGAACCCGGACGCCGAGGTCGTGTTCATCTCGTACGGCGCCCCGGTGCGCTCGGTGGCGCAGGCGATCCACGATATGGACGACGAACGCGTCGGCCACCTGCGGCTGCGGGTCGTCTGGCCCTTCCCTGACTTCGCCCTTGCCGTCTTCAAATCCGCACGGGTCTTCCTGATGCCAGAACTGAACCTCGGGCAGATGGCGCGGGAGGCGGCCAGGCACACGACTGTCCCGGTCGTTTCGGTCCCGGAGATCGGGGGCGAACTGCATACGCCCGACCGGTTGATCGCCTGTGCGGAGGGATATCTATGA
- a CDS encoding thiamine pyrophosphate-dependent enzyme produces MNYQDWFRQDRLPHIYCTGCGNGTVINCTLNAVNAMGWTPENTVFVSGIGCSSRAPGYIVTDSLHTTHGRAIPFATGVKLSRPDLHVVVFTGDGDLAAIGGNHFIHACRRNIDLTVVCMNNFIYGMTGGQGSPCTPLGAVSTTTPYGCNEPPFDLAALAVAAGANHVARWTSYHVKELTKAIHDGLETPGFSLIEAVVQCPTGYGRKNKLRDAAAMVGWMRDHAVLRQRWQRMQDEGTPLPPGAFPVGEFVRRNRPAMGVPK; encoded by the coding sequence ATGAACTACCAGGACTGGTTCCGCCAGGACCGCCTGCCCCATATCTACTGCACGGGCTGCGGGAACGGGACGGTGATCAACTGCACCCTCAATGCCGTGAACGCCATGGGCTGGACGCCGGAGAACACGGTCTTCGTCTCAGGGATCGGGTGCTCGTCCCGTGCACCCGGGTATATCGTCACCGATTCCCTCCACACCACCCACGGGCGGGCGATCCCCTTTGCAACCGGGGTGAAACTCTCCCGCCCAGACCTCCATGTGGTGGTCTTCACCGGAGACGGCGACCTCGCCGCCATCGGAGGCAACCACTTCATCCACGCCTGCCGCAGGAATATCGACCTGACGGTGGTCTGCATGAACAACTTCATCTACGGGATGACCGGCGGACAGGGGAGCCCGTGCACGCCCCTCGGGGCGGTCTCGACGACGACGCCGTACGGCTGCAACGAGCCCCCGTTCGACCTCGCCGCCCTTGCGGTGGCGGCCGGGGCGAACCATGTCGCCCGCTGGACCTCGTACCACGTGAAGGAACTGACGAAGGCGATCCATGACGGGCTCGAGACGCCGGGCTTCTCCCTGATCGAGGCGGTCGTCCAGTGCCCGACCGGATATGGCCGGAAAAACAAACTGCGCGATGCTGCGGCGATGGTCGGCTGGATGCGCGACCACGCCGTCCTGAGGCAGCGGTGGCAGCGGATGCAGGATGAGGGCACGCCCCTTCCGCCGGGAGCGTTCCCGGTTGGCGAGTTCGTGCGGCGGAACAGGCCTGCAATGGGGGTGCCGAAATGA
- a CDS encoding 2-oxoacid:acceptor oxidoreductase family protein has product MRHEVRFSGFGGQGIILSAVILGRAAAIHDGKYAVQTQVYGPEARGGASMSAVIIDDDPILYPEVTSPDIYVIMSQEGFLKYGAGAPESAVMLLDAELVQDRPKCQYYAVAATYEAKNTLKKVIVANIVMLGALVAATGVVSEAAIEKAVLDSVPKGTEDLNMRALRLGFDLGRKEREG; this is encoded by the coding sequence ATGAGGCATGAAGTGCGGTTCTCGGGCTTTGGCGGGCAGGGGATCATCCTCTCGGCGGTGATCCTGGGCCGGGCCGCCGCCATCCACGACGGCAAATACGCCGTGCAGACGCAGGTCTACGGCCCTGAGGCCCGCGGCGGGGCCTCGATGAGCGCCGTGATCATCGACGACGACCCGATCCTCTACCCTGAGGTGACGAGCCCTGACATCTACGTGATCATGTCACAGGAAGGTTTCCTGAAATACGGCGCCGGCGCCCCGGAGAGCGCTGTGATGCTTCTCGACGCCGAACTGGTGCAGGACCGGCCGAAATGCCAGTATTACGCGGTGGCGGCGACCTACGAGGCGAAAAACACCCTTAAAAAGGTGATCGTCGCAAACATCGTGATGCTCGGGGCGCTGGTCGCGGCGACGGGTGTCGTATCCGAGGCGGCGATCGAGAAGGCCGTTCTCGACTCGGTCCCGAAGGGCACCGAGGACCTCAATATGCGGGCGCTGAGGCTCGGCTTCGACCTCGGCAGAAAGGAGCGTGAAGGATGA
- a CDS encoding succinate--CoA ligase subunit beta, producing the protein MKLLEFEAKDVFAREGIRIPKGVVVRKGEGLPPHLEEIGDRVVVKAQVDVGGRGKAGGVLMADAGNAGEAVQHLFGATIKGVPVNSVLIEERLPIEHEYYVSIAIDRSKKEPVILFADTGGVNIEETAKTNPDAIRTVAVSPLFADVPAFLLRELTGTAPAGVRDAVNRLYRVFCKNDALLAEINPLVTTPNGIYAADAKLIIDDNSLARQGIAVNRDLTEREKEAEKHGFSYVELEGEIGVIGNGAGLTMATLDLIDHFRGRAANFLDVGGGADQERVKHAVRLVAGMPSVRVIIVNLLGGITRCDEVARGIIEAGVSQEVIVRLAGTNEEEGRRLLAEKGYRMLGSMDETVRAAVEATA; encoded by the coding sequence ATGAAACTGCTTGAGTTTGAAGCGAAAGACGTGTTTGCCAGGGAAGGGATCAGGATACCGAAGGGCGTCGTCGTCAGGAAGGGCGAGGGCCTCCCCCCCCACCTGGAGGAGATCGGGGACCGGGTCGTCGTCAAGGCGCAGGTGGACGTCGGCGGCCGCGGCAAGGCCGGCGGTGTCCTGATGGCCGACGCCGGGAATGCGGGCGAGGCGGTGCAGCACCTCTTCGGGGCCACGATCAAGGGCGTTCCGGTCAACAGCGTCCTCATCGAGGAGCGCCTCCCGATCGAGCACGAGTATTACGTCTCGATCGCCATCGACCGCTCGAAGAAAGAGCCGGTGATCCTCTTCGCCGATACCGGCGGGGTAAACATCGAGGAGACAGCAAAGACGAACCCGGACGCGATCAGGACGGTTGCGGTCTCCCCCCTGTTTGCTGACGTCCCGGCGTTTCTCCTGCGGGAGCTGACCGGCACCGCCCCGGCAGGGGTGCGGGACGCCGTGAACCGGCTCTACCGGGTCTTCTGCAAGAACGACGCCCTGCTCGCCGAGATAAACCCCCTGGTCACCACACCGAACGGGATCTATGCCGCCGATGCGAAGCTGATCATCGACGACAACAGCCTTGCGCGGCAGGGGATCGCGGTCAACCGCGACCTCACCGAGCGGGAGAAGGAGGCCGAGAAGCATGGCTTCTCCTACGTGGAACTCGAGGGCGAGATCGGGGTGATCGGCAACGGCGCCGGGCTTACGATGGCGACCCTCGACCTGATCGACCACTTCAGGGGCCGGGCGGCGAACTTTCTGGACGTCGGCGGCGGTGCCGACCAGGAGCGGGTGAAGCATGCAGTCCGCCTGGTCGCCGGGATGCCCTCGGTGCGGGTGATCATCGTCAACCTGCTCGGCGGGATCACGCGCTGCGACGAGGTCGCCCGCGGGATCATCGAGGCCGGGGTCTCGCAGGAGGTGATCGTCCGCCTGGCCGGGACGAACGAGGAGGAGGGACGACGACTCCTCGCGGAGAAGGGATACCGGATGCTCGGGAGCATGGACGAGACCGTCAGGGCGGCCGTGGAGGCGACAGCATGA
- the sucD gene encoding succinate--CoA ligase subunit alpha: MIYGDKNSGTIVWGATGRQGSFHINLMNEYARSVGGRGVVAGVTPGKGGQEVCGVPVYTSAKEALAEQDAETAVIFVPAGAAGDAIMEAAHAGLDLAVAITEHIPVHDAMRAIAYAEICGCAVIGPNCPGLLSPGEQKLGIMPAHLATRGHVGVISRSGTLTYEVVDELTRAGIGQSTIVGIGGDPVIGQTFADVLAQFEEDPETEAVVLIGEVGGNLEEEGVRSTDLPIVSYIAGVTAPPNKRMGHAGAIIEGGEGDARSKIERLKTLGVPVASRPSEIPGMLRDLL, from the coding sequence ATGATCTACGGGGATAAGAACAGCGGGACGATCGTCTGGGGGGCCACCGGGAGGCAGGGCTCCTTCCACATCAACCTGATGAACGAGTACGCCCGCTCGGTCGGCGGGCGCGGGGTCGTCGCCGGCGTGACGCCCGGCAAGGGCGGACAGGAGGTCTGCGGCGTGCCGGTCTACACCTCGGCGAAGGAGGCGCTCGCCGAGCAGGACGCCGAGACGGCCGTGATCTTCGTGCCGGCCGGAGCGGCCGGGGATGCGATCATGGAGGCCGCCCATGCGGGCCTGGACCTTGCCGTGGCGATCACCGAGCATATCCCGGTGCACGACGCGATGCGGGCGATCGCCTATGCAGAGATCTGCGGGTGCGCCGTGATCGGCCCCAACTGCCCGGGGCTGCTCTCGCCTGGCGAGCAGAAACTCGGGATCATGCCGGCCCACCTGGCGACCAGGGGGCATGTCGGGGTGATCTCCCGGAGCGGCACCCTCACCTACGAGGTCGTCGACGAACTGACGCGGGCCGGGATCGGGCAGTCGACGATCGTGGGGATCGGCGGCGACCCGGTGATCGGCCAGACCTTCGCCGATGTCCTCGCCCAATTCGAGGAGGACCCGGAGACCGAGGCGGTCGTCTTGATCGGCGAGGTCGGCGGGAACCTGGAGGAGGAGGGTGTCCGCTCGACCGACCTTCCGATTGTATCCTATATCGCGGGCGTCACCGCCCCGCCGAACAAGCGGATGGGGCATGCGGGAGCGATCATCGAGGGTGGCGAGGGCGATGCCCGCTCGAAGATCGAGCGGCTGAAGACCCTGGGAGTCCCGGTTGCGTCCAGGCCGTCGGAGATCCCTGGTATGCTGCGTGACCTCCTATGA
- a CDS encoding DNA integrity scanning protein DisA nucleotide-binding domain protein translates to MNDELLMHAGIQIAEEIGARAIVSFTRPCTCQSKVPLIWVQDLKLDILRDLTMYEIVSVCEHHMLDAAVQIYLTKRFEEGTVVAVFQYAVLIFDLERVRNFVDLTSYEDIVDKDVMYSVLKLAMEIAVEGREGRKIGTAFIIGDAAAIASHSHQAILNPYLGHPAALRDIKNRENWESVKEFAQLDGIFIVDKSGMIATAGSYMDVNAKDVHLPGGLGGRHRATAAITAVMPAVGVTVSESGGLVRVFRDGACTITIRSDIRISG, encoded by the coding sequence ATGAATGATGAACTCCTGATGCATGCCGGGATCCAGATCGCCGAGGAGATCGGGGCGCGGGCGATCGTCTCCTTCACCCGCCCGTGCACCTGCCAGTCGAAGGTGCCGTTGATCTGGGTGCAGGACCTCAAACTCGACATCCTGCGGGACCTGACGATGTACGAGATCGTCTCGGTCTGCGAGCACCATATGCTCGACGCCGCCGTCCAGATCTACCTGACGAAGCGGTTTGAGGAGGGGACCGTGGTCGCCGTCTTCCAGTATGCGGTCCTGATCTTCGACCTGGAGCGGGTGCGGAACTTCGTGGACCTCACGAGTTATGAGGACATCGTCGATAAGGACGTGATGTACTCCGTCCTCAAGCTGGCGATGGAAATCGCCGTCGAGGGGCGGGAGGGCCGGAAGATCGGGACCGCCTTTATCATCGGCGACGCCGCGGCGATCGCCTCTCACTCGCACCAGGCGATCCTCAACCCGTACCTGGGGCACCCGGCGGCTCTCCGGGATATCAAGAACCGCGAAAACTGGGAGAGCGTCAAGGAGTTCGCCCAGCTCGACGGCATCTTCATCGTCGATAAGAGCGGGATGATCGCCACGGCCGGGAGTTACATGGACGTGAACGCAAAGGACGTCCACCTCCCCGGCGGGCTTGGCGGGCGCCACCGGGCGACGGCGGCGATCACCGCCGTGATGCCGGCCGTCGGGGTGACGGTCTCGGAGAGCGGTGGGCTGGTGCGGGTGTTCCGGGACGGGGCGTGCACGATCACGATCCGGTCGGATATCAGGATCTCGGGGTGA
- a CDS encoding MFS transporter → MGKTNTTSSKSYLLLIFSISLAIFMSSLDGTIVNIALPTISESFGVSTSAVTWVATAYLLVMAGCVLIFGKISDFIGYKRIFLSGFVVFTLGSFACGFLPELLDSFYVLVGSRAFQGIGGAMISAIAPAMVTAFIPMEQKGKAMGIIMTVAALGTAIGPTIGGLLTQYISWHWIFFINVPIGILSVIVGMKAIPGQSDRNATLSGFDRSGAAFIFIGLAALLFAVSEGEVLGWTSPAILVSGAVAAVSLGLFVWRELHAAEPLLELGLFGKRNFLLTNLILVLVFFGFSGINYLLPFYLQYVLGYEISAAGMVLTSLSFAMMVSGLAAGLLYNRVGGRILAIAAAAIIAAGYSMMTHLQANTTIAYVVAALIVIGFGLGLMVTPVSNMIMNSVAKRYQGMVSSLTSLERFAPMTIGIAIFNLIFVQGVLRIAENRDITMQSPVEVKMHLLSAGFDIAFFGAFIVAVVVLVLAFLARQEVHPDYLDAGDEGAPEIGMMI, encoded by the coding sequence ATGGGAAAGACGAACACTACCTCGTCGAAGAGTTACCTTTTATTGATTTTCTCCATCTCCCTTGCGATCTTCATGTCGTCGCTCGACGGCACGATCGTCAATATCGCCCTCCCGACGATCTCCGAGTCCTTCGGCGTCTCGACGAGCGCCGTCACCTGGGTCGCCACCGCATACCTCCTCGTCATGGCGGGGTGCGTGCTGATCTTCGGCAAAATTTCTGATTTCATCGGATATAAGAGAATATTTCTCTCCGGTTTTGTCGTCTTCACCCTCGGCTCTTTTGCCTGTGGCTTCCTCCCCGAACTGCTCGACTCGTTCTACGTCCTCGTGGGGTCGCGGGCGTTCCAGGGCATCGGCGGGGCGATGATCTCGGCGATCGCCCCCGCGATGGTCACGGCCTTCATCCCGATGGAGCAGAAGGGAAAAGCGATGGGCATTATCATGACCGTCGCAGCGCTCGGCACGGCGATCGGCCCCACGATCGGGGGTCTGCTCACCCAGTATATCTCATGGCACTGGATCTTCTTCATCAACGTCCCGATCGGCATCCTCTCCGTGATCGTCGGGATGAAGGCGATCCCGGGCCAGAGCGACCGGAATGCAACACTTTCAGGCTTCGACCGGTCAGGTGCGGCATTCATCTTCATCGGCCTTGCTGCCCTCCTCTTTGCCGTGTCGGAGGGCGAGGTGCTGGGATGGACCTCGCCGGCGATCCTGGTCTCGGGTGCGGTGGCGGCGGTCTCGCTCGGCCTCTTCGTCTGGCGCGAACTGCACGCCGCTGAACCCCTTCTTGAACTGGGGCTCTTTGGGAAGAGGAACTTCCTCCTCACCAACCTGATCCTGGTGCTGGTCTTCTTCGGCTTCTCCGGCATCAACTACCTGCTGCCGTTTTACCTCCAGTACGTCCTGGGCTATGAGATCTCCGCGGCCGGGATGGTCCTCACCTCCCTCTCGTTTGCGATGATGGTCTCGGGTCTTGCGGCCGGGCTCCTGTACAACCGTGTCGGGGGCAGAATACTCGCCATCGCTGCGGCGGCGATCATCGCGGCCGGGTATTCTATGATGACCCATCTCCAGGCGAATACCACCATCGCCTATGTCGTGGCCGCCCTGATCGTCATCGGGTTCGGTCTCGGCCTGATGGTCACCCCGGTCTCGAATATGATCATGAACTCGGTCGCGAAGAGATACCAGGGGATGGTCTCGAGCCTGACGAGCCTGGAGCGGTTCGCCCCGATGACGATCGGGATCGCGATCTTCAACCTGATCTTCGTCCAGGGCGTGCTGCGGATCGCCGAGAACCGGGATATCACCATGCAGTCTCCCGTAGAGGTGAAGATGCACCTGTTATCTGCAGGTTTTGACATCGCCTTTTTTGGTGCGTTCATCGTCGCCGTCGTGGTGCTGGTCCTTGCATTCCTTGCACGGCAGGAGGTTCATCCCGATTATCTCGACGCCGGGGATGAGGGGGCACCTGAGATCGGGATGATGATCTGA
- a CDS encoding cupin domain-containing protein, with protein sequence MQRILFLIFACVLLSAGCLTASPPQAEEGEGVRLITPPEGFAIFGGQGTYTGIIGDETPDIRTNYSMGLVAIPAGNATSPHRLIGSAEFVHVIAGAAEIRCDNSTVVAREGETVLLSEGVLQSIAAAGDRELRYIDAVSPPFAAANEVSGEGLAALTVTTACVPVVIPDPRQGIEWDLGSEMMIYTLANSVLMDEISFPLPYSVAYVELLPGGSIGFNRLNRSSEVIVVLGGEVEVFTPDAGSVRVPTGSAAYVPPGQVKGYRNVAASNATLLSFVDPAWTPEGTAMLE encoded by the coding sequence ATGCAGAGGATTCTCTTTCTCATCTTCGCCTGCGTCCTCCTCTCTGCGGGGTGCCTCACGGCGAGCCCCCCTCAGGCAGAGGAGGGAGAGGGCGTCCGCCTGATCACGCCGCCGGAAGGCTTTGCCATCTTCGGCGGTCAGGGCACTTACACCGGGATCATCGGCGACGAGACGCCCGATATCCGGACAAACTACAGCATGGGCCTGGTCGCCATCCCGGCGGGCAATGCAACGTCCCCGCACCGGTTGATCGGGAGCGCGGAGTTTGTCCACGTGATCGCCGGTGCGGCGGAGATCAGGTGCGACAACAGCACGGTCGTCGCCCGCGAGGGCGAGACCGTCCTCCTGTCCGAAGGGGTGCTGCAGTCGATCGCCGCCGCCGGCGATCGCGAACTCCGGTATATCGACGCCGTCTCTCCGCCCTTTGCGGCGGCGAACGAGGTCTCGGGGGAGGGACTGGCGGCGCTCACCGTCACGACGGCCTGCGTGCCGGTCGTCATCCCTGACCCGCGGCAGGGGATCGAGTGGGACCTCGGGTCTGAGATGATGATCTACACCCTTGCAAACTCGGTGCTGATGGACGAGATCAGCTTCCCGCTCCCGTACAGCGTCGCATATGTCGAACTTCTCCCCGGCGGTTCGATCGGGTTCAACCGGCTCAACCGGTCGTCCGAGGTGATCGTCGTGCTCGGCGGCGAGGTCGAGGTCTTCACCCCTGATGCGGGATCGGTCCGGGTGCCGACCGGGAGCGCCGCCTATGTTCCCCCCGGTCAGGTGAAGGGCTACCGGAACGTTGCAGCGTCGAACGCGACGCTCCTGAGTTTCGTCGACCCGGCATGGACGCCTGAAGGGACGGCCATGCTGGAGTGA
- a CDS encoding GNAT family N-acetyltransferase, with translation MHRPTPTSVLRDWTPDDAVSLCRHADNPRIARCMRDAFPHPYTPGDAERFIAMATQNCSALLLAIEVDGEAVGGIGVHPLADVYRGTAEIGYWLSEEHWDRGIATDAVRAMIPLAFDLFPIVRLQAGVFESKPASMRVLEKCGFCLEAVHRSAITKDGVVMDEHLSALLK, from the coding sequence ATGCATCGTCCAACCCCCACATCCGTCCTCCGCGACTGGACCCCCGATGACGCCGTCTCCCTCTGCCGTCATGCCGACAACCCGCGGATCGCCCGCTGCATGCGGGACGCATTCCCCCACCCCTATACGCCGGGCGATGCTGAACGGTTCATTGCGATGGCGACGCAGAACTGCTCCGCCCTCCTGCTGGCAATCGAGGTGGACGGCGAGGCGGTGGGGGGCATCGGCGTTCACCCCCTCGCCGACGTCTACCGCGGGACGGCCGAGATCGGCTACTGGCTCTCAGAGGAGCACTGGGACAGGGGGATCGCCACCGATGCGGTTCGTGCGATGATCCCGCTCGCCTTCGACCTATTCCCGATCGTCCGTCTCCAGGCAGGCGTTTTCGAGAGCAAACCGGCGTCGATGCGGGTGCTGGAGAAGTGCGGTTTCTGCCTCGAAGCCGTCCACCGTTCGGCGATCACAAAGGACGGCGTGGTCATGGACGAGCATCTCTCCGCCCTGCTGAAATGA